One Treponema pectinovorum DNA segment encodes these proteins:
- a CDS encoding CobW family GTP-binding protein, whose amino-acid sequence MAKEKTPITLLCGYLGAGKTTLLNQVLSNQKGYKVAVIVNDIGEVNVDARLIAEGAKITDTSDIVPLTNGCICCTLKSDLSKNIENLIKSKKYDYVMIEASGVCEPMPIAQEIETIKNGVLDNVVGVVDAARLVDEFAGGNKLLNKEKIGEEDIESLLVQQIEFCSTLVINKKDLVTEDEFKKVRKVIETLHPGVKIIETDHGKVDVAEILSTGSFDFEKVYASAGWCKKLEEGDFDEDDEDEHEHGEHDHHDDEHGHHHEHEGEHHHEHDGHESEHDEHHEHEDEHGHHRAHHHHEHKHEGDSGADEDEYGIGTFIYYRRKPFVRQLLDEFASRWPKNIIRCKGLMWFEDEPEMAWVFETSGRQIQAGYSGQWIAVAPEKEQKEILEANPDIKKEWDSEVGDRMIKLCIIGQDLDKKAITAELDKCLAK is encoded by the coding sequence ATGGCTAAGGAAAAAACGCCGATAACACTTTTGTGCGGTTACTTAGGTGCTGGTAAGACGACCTTGTTGAATCAAGTTCTTTCAAATCAAAAAGGATATAAAGTTGCAGTTATTGTAAATGATATTGGTGAAGTGAATGTTGACGCAAGATTGATTGCCGAAGGGGCAAAAATTACTGATACTTCGGATATTGTTCCGCTTACAAATGGGTGTATCTGTTGTACTTTAAAATCTGACCTTTCAAAAAATATTGAAAATCTTATAAAGAGCAAAAAATACGACTATGTCATGATTGAAGCGTCTGGCGTTTGTGAACCTATGCCAATTGCTCAAGAAATTGAAACGATAAAAAATGGCGTTTTGGATAATGTTGTTGGCGTTGTTGATGCTGCGCGCCTTGTTGACGAATTTGCTGGTGGAAATAAGCTTTTAAACAAGGAAAAAATTGGTGAAGAGGACATTGAGTCGTTGCTGGTTCAGCAGATTGAATTCTGTTCGACTCTGGTTATCAACAAAAAAGATTTAGTTACAGAAGATGAATTCAAAAAGGTTAGAAAAGTTATAGAGACCTTGCATCCTGGAGTAAAAATCATTGAGACGGATCACGGCAAGGTTGATGTTGCAGAAATTCTTTCTACAGGTTCATTCGATTTTGAAAAAGTTTACGCTTCTGCTGGCTGGTGCAAAAAACTAGAAGAGGGCGATTTTGACGAAGACGATGAAGACGAGCATGAGCATGGTGAACACGACCACCACGATGATGAACACGGACATCATCATGAGCATGAGGGCGAGCATCATCACGAACATGATGGCCATGAAAGCGAACATGATGAACATCACGAACACGAAGACGAGCATGGACATCATCGCGCACATCACCACCATGAACACAAACACGAAGGCGACAGCGGTGCCGACGAAGATGAATACGGAATTGGAACTTTTATATATTACAGAAGGAAACCATTTGTAAGGCAGTTACTCGACGAGTTTGCTTCACGATGGCCAAAAAACATCATTCGATGCAAAGGTCTTATGTGGTTTGAAGATGAACCTGAAATGGCTTGGGTTTTTGAAACAAGCGGAAGGCAAATTCAGGCAGGTTATTCTGGACAGTGGATTGCCGTTGCACCAGAAAAAGAGCAAAAAGAAATCCTTGAGGCAAATCCCGACATTAAAAAAGAATGGGATAGCGAAGTTGGCGACAGGATGATAAAACTTTGCATAATAGGTCAAGACTTGGATAAAAAAGCGATAACTGCCGAATTAGACAAGTGCCTTGCAAAATAG
- a CDS encoding lyase family protein, with translation METRNIFENISCIDHRYSLSEAEAFSGLSKYISEEASVRSHALCEAALVKAHLKLRGKLTAEISKKLDEVAQNIDPKEVYEEEEKTKHNIRALVNVMKTKVDGDIGPLIHLGATSVDILDTGLSCRMRDVTKNVVIPELKRLENYLCDIAERECATPQVGRTHGQHAVPITFGWEIAEFVARLGKSILKIEELSDNLVGKLAGPVGAYNGPSMIVKDPEELEKIYVEFLGLKPSEYSNQLVEVEHVLRLLLEMNVAFGIIANLADDLRNLQRSEIGEVFEYFAATQVGSSTMPQKRNPWNSEHVKSLWKAMCPRVITFYMDQISEHQRDLTNSASQRFIADYVAGFTMAVARMNSVVKGLQADKEGMARNLENAGGKVKGGVLAEPAYILLGEAGYNDGHEIIRNITLEAEKTGKTFFEVLKTHEKEYKDITAQLEKLGIENPANFFEHPANYCGLAAKKSARLAKKYRELMN, from the coding sequence ATGGAAACACGTAACATTTTTGAAAACATTTCTTGTATCGATCACAGATACTCTTTGTCGGAGGCCGAAGCTTTTTCTGGTCTTTCAAAATACATTTCTGAAGAAGCATCTGTTCGCTCTCATGCTTTGTGCGAGGCGGCTCTTGTAAAAGCACATTTAAAACTTCGCGGTAAATTGACAGCAGAAATCTCAAAAAAACTGGATGAAGTTGCCCAAAATATAGATCCAAAAGAAGTTTACGAAGAAGAAGAAAAGACAAAACATAATATTCGCGCACTTGTAAACGTGATGAAGACCAAAGTTGACGGAGACATTGGCCCTCTTATCCACTTGGGTGCGACTTCTGTTGATATTTTGGACACAGGCCTTTCCTGTAGGATGCGAGATGTTACCAAAAATGTTGTAATTCCAGAACTAAAAAGACTTGAAAACTATCTTTGCGATATTGCAGAGCGCGAATGTGCAACACCACAAGTTGGGCGCACTCACGGACAGCATGCAGTTCCAATCACTTTTGGCTGGGAAATTGCAGAATTTGTTGCCCGACTTGGAAAATCAATTTTAAAAATCGAAGAACTTTCAGACAATCTTGTTGGAAAACTGGCAGGTCCTGTAGGTGCATACAATGGTCCTTCTATGATTGTAAAGGATCCTGAAGAATTGGAAAAAATTTATGTAGAGTTTTTGGGATTAAAGCCTTCTGAATATTCAAATCAGCTTGTTGAAGTGGAGCATGTTCTTAGACTTTTGCTCGAGATGAACGTTGCCTTTGGAATTATTGCAAACCTTGCCGATGATTTGCGTAATCTTCAACGTTCTGAAATTGGCGAAGTTTTTGAATATTTTGCTGCAACTCAAGTGGGCTCTTCTACGATGCCTCAAAAACGAAATCCTTGGAACAGCGAACACGTAAAGTCTTTGTGGAAGGCGATGTGTCCGCGCGTTATAACTTTTTATATGGATCAGATTTCTGAACACCAGCGTGATTTGACAAATTCTGCTTCTCAACGATTTATTGCCGACTATGTTGCTGGTTTTACTATGGCAGTTGCAAGGATGAACAGCGTAGTCAAAGGCTTGCAGGCTGACAAAGAAGGCATGGCACGCAATCTTGAAAATGCTGGCGGAAAAGTCAAAGGCGGTGTTCTTGCAGAACCTGCGTATATTTTGCTCGGAGAAGCTGGCTATAACGACGGACACGAAATTATCAGAAACATAACACTCGAAGCCGAAAAGACTGGAAAAACATTTTTTGAAGTTCTAAAAACTCACGAAAAAGAATACAAAGATATCACCGCACAACTGGAAAAACTTGGAATTGAAAACCCGGCAAACTTTTTTGAACACCCTGCAAATTACTGCGGTCTGGCTGCAAAAAAATCTGCAAGGCTCGCAAAAAAATATCGCGAGCTGATGAATTAA
- the rocF gene encoding arginase, whose translation MNVHIIEVPLDYGGKRHGSDMGPSAIRLAGLRNKLESLSLNVISDKEQMDILPQEYAEVGDNPNAKYLKPIVKVCEQVAQKVELSKNKGEFPLVLGGDHSIVLGSVAGLNASCKKSGKKLGVLYVDAHGDFNTADISITGNIHGQCLAACAGYGLEELVKLYEPERKIDPKNICFVGIRDLDPKEKELMHKAGVTVFTISDIDRCGLDEIIKKVKRFFRTHCDCVHVSFDMDSLDPSIAPGTGVPVPGGLTYREALLLMEEMSSLGLVESMEVVEVNPILDVRNETAVMAVQLIARLLGETLY comes from the coding sequence ATGAATGTGCACATAATTGAAGTTCCACTTGATTACGGCGGAAAACGCCACGGAAGCGACATGGGACCTTCTGCAATCCGTTTGGCAGGTCTTAGAAACAAACTTGAATCCCTTTCTTTAAATGTAATTTCGGATAAAGAGCAGATGGATATCCTGCCACAAGAATATGCGGAAGTAGGAGATAATCCCAATGCAAAATATCTAAAACCGATTGTAAAAGTTTGCGAGCAAGTTGCGCAAAAAGTTGAACTTTCAAAAAACAAAGGCGAATTTCCGCTTGTTTTGGGTGGCGATCATTCCATCGTTTTGGGTTCGGTTGCAGGATTAAACGCAAGCTGTAAAAAATCTGGCAAAAAACTGGGAGTTCTTTACGTAGATGCGCACGGAGATTTTAACACTGCGGATATTTCTATAACAGGAAACATTCATGGGCAATGCTTGGCAGCATGCGCAGGATACGGATTAGAAGAGCTTGTAAAGCTTTACGAACCAGAGCGAAAAATCGACCCAAAAAATATCTGCTTTGTCGGAATTCGCGATTTAGATCCAAAAGAAAAAGAACTAATGCATAAGGCAGGAGTTACAGTTTTTACAATTAGCGACATAGATCGCTGTGGTCTTGACGAAATAATAAAAAAAGTAAAAAGATTTTTTAGGACACATTGCGACTGCGTTCATGTTAGTTTTGATATGGATTCGCTAGATCCAAGCATAGCACCGGGAACAGGAGTGCCAGTGCCTGGTGGGCTTACATACAGAGAAGCGCTCTTACTTATGGAAGAAATGAGTTCTTTGGGTCTTGTAGAGTCGATGGAAGTTGTAGAGGTTAATCCTATACTCGACGTAAGAAACGAAACCGCAGTCATGGCAGTTCAACTTATAGCACGGCTTTTAGGCGAAACACTGTATTAA
- a CDS encoding diacylglycerol/lipid kinase family protein, whose translation MYYFIVNEYGGSGQARRTWERVQSVLDEQKIKYQKFVPECKGYSAVLAEHISELEDDDIRLVVVGGDGTVNEVLNGIRSFERIKFGVIPTGSGNDFCRGLKLPLKDVEKITRMILSSKQTKNIDLGIVSSGGRRRIFAISSGFGLNAIVGTGINTSKIKVFMNKLHLNSMSYALLTIKTLFSMKTCNFKLSFNGEPLQEFDRAIFLAAMNFPCEGGGVPMAPNATANDGKLSFTLAARIPKWKCFFAFPFLLAAKQHLIKGFFTRDAKTLDVFSSPATISHTDGELFGNLEKIHYECLPQKLKLLI comes from the coding sequence ATGTACTACTTTATAGTGAACGAATACGGCGGTTCAGGGCAGGCGCGCAGAACTTGGGAGCGAGTTCAATCTGTTTTGGACGAACAAAAAATAAAATATCAAAAATTTGTGCCAGAATGCAAAGGTTATTCCGCTGTTCTGGCAGAGCATATTTCAGAACTGGAAGACGACGACATTCGCCTAGTAGTTGTTGGCGGCGACGGAACTGTAAACGAGGTTTTGAATGGAATACGAAGTTTTGAGCGAATAAAATTTGGCGTAATTCCGACAGGTTCTGGCAACGATTTTTGCCGTGGCTTAAAACTTCCACTAAAAGATGTAGAAAAAATTACGCGAATGATTTTATCTTCAAAACAAACAAAAAATATAGATTTAGGAATAGTGAGTTCTGGAGGCAGGCGAAGAATTTTTGCAATATCGTCTGGCTTTGGGCTGAATGCAATCGTTGGAACAGGAATAAATACTTCCAAGATAAAAGTTTTTATGAACAAGCTTCACTTAAATTCAATGAGTTATGCACTACTGACAATAAAAACATTGTTTTCGATGAAAACCTGTAATTTTAAATTGAGTTTTAACGGCGAACCTTTGCAGGAGTTTGACAGAGCGATATTTTTGGCAGCGATGAATTTTCCGTGCGAGGGCGGTGGAGTTCCAATGGCGCCAAATGCGACAGCGAACGACGGCAAATTGAGTTTTACGCTTGCGGCGAGAATTCCCAAATGGAAGTGTTTTTTTGCGTTTCCATTTCTTCTGGCAGCAAAACAGCATTTAATCAAAGGCTTTTTTACAAGAGATGCAAAAACTTTGGATGTTTTTTCTTCGCCAGCAACAATAAGCCACACGGACGGCGAACTTTTTGGCAATTTGGAAAAAATCCATTATGAATGTCTTCCACAAAAATTAAAATTGCTTATTTAA
- a CDS encoding NAD(+) synthase, whose amino-acid sequence MEDFGFLRVAAVSPEVCVADVEKNTRVICNTIDELKEQGVQLAVFPELCITGYTCADLFFQDELLASAKKSLLKILLHADKIAVLVGLPLKAMNGVLYNCAALLCGKTIRIYPKTFVPNYAEFYEKRWFTSYAGEQGLFEYETGGLVKLNTEANGFTGAILGCEICEDAWVSVSPSAISCLNGANVIANLSAGNELIGKSSYRKNLISINSAKNICAYIYANAGVGESTQDLVFSGHSLICENGSVLKEKNPFDESSSYIICDIDLQKINYERRRTETFGQPNLLKKSELKFEEITVASTDFASLKRKVEGKPFVPSSAVECKQRCEEISRLQAWALVKRISHVNAKTVVVGISGGLDSTLALLVCCQAFDILKKDRKEIHAITMPGFGTTGRTYENAKKLALCCGVTLVEISIKECAKKHLEDLNHPLDLYDTTYENAQARERTQVLFDYANMHSGLVLGTGDLSELALGWCTYNGDQMSNYSVNSSIPKTLVRYLVNFYAEESQEKNRVLSKTLNDIISTPVSPELLPPDKDGNIAQKTENSIGSYLLHDFFIYNTLRNGFSPKKIFFLAKAAISQGSLEKFSDEAIIKTMKTFYNRFFSQQFKRSCMSDGVKVGSVSLSPRGDWRMPSDASAKLWLDAVEELEKEILKS is encoded by the coding sequence ATGGAAGATTTTGGATTTTTGAGAGTTGCTGCGGTCTCGCCTGAGGTTTGTGTTGCGGATGTCGAAAAAAACACTCGCGTAATTTGCAATACGATTGATGAATTAAAGGAGCAGGGAGTTCAACTTGCGGTGTTTCCTGAACTTTGCATAACTGGCTACACTTGTGCAGACCTTTTTTTTCAGGATGAATTGCTGGCAAGTGCGAAAAAATCTCTTTTAAAAATCCTTCTTCATGCGGACAAAATTGCAGTTTTGGTTGGTCTTCCGTTAAAAGCGATGAACGGAGTGTTGTACAACTGTGCCGCTTTGTTGTGCGGAAAAACGATAAGAATTTATCCAAAAACTTTTGTTCCAAATTATGCTGAATTTTACGAAAAGCGATGGTTTACTTCTTATGCAGGCGAGCAGGGACTTTTTGAATACGAAACTGGCGGTCTTGTAAAACTGAATACAGAAGCGAATGGTTTTACTGGTGCGATTCTCGGCTGTGAAATTTGCGAAGATGCTTGGGTTAGTGTTTCGCCTTCTGCAATTTCCTGCTTAAACGGAGCAAATGTGATTGCAAACCTTTCTGCTGGAAACGAATTGATTGGTAAATCTTCCTACAGAAAAAATCTTATTTCAATCAACAGTGCAAAAAATATCTGCGCTTACATTTATGCAAACGCAGGCGTTGGAGAGTCCACTCAGGATTTGGTATTTTCCGGACATTCTTTGATTTGTGAAAACGGTTCGGTGCTTAAAGAAAAAAATCCTTTTGATGAAAGTTCTTCTTATATAATTTGCGACATAGATTTGCAGAAAATAAATTATGAACGAAGGCGAACAGAAACTTTTGGTCAGCCTAATCTGTTAAAAAAGTCAGAATTGAAGTTTGAAGAGATAACTGTTGCGTCTACAGATTTTGCGTCTTTAAAAAGAAAGGTCGAAGGCAAGCCTTTTGTTCCTTCTTCTGCTGTCGAATGTAAACAAAGATGTGAAGAAATTTCTCGATTGCAGGCGTGGGCTCTTGTAAAGAGAATTTCCCATGTGAATGCGAAAACCGTTGTTGTTGGAATTTCTGGCGGGCTTGATTCAACGCTTGCTCTTTTGGTTTGTTGCCAAGCGTTTGACATTTTAAAAAAAGACAGAAAAGAAATTCACGCTATTACGATGCCAGGTTTTGGAACCACAGGAAGAACTTACGAAAATGCAAAAAAACTCGCGCTTTGTTGCGGCGTAACCTTGGTTGAAATTTCTATAAAGGAATGTGCGAAAAAACACCTTGAAGATTTGAATCATCCTTTGGATTTATATGATACGACTTACGAAAATGCACAGGCACGCGAAAGGACGCAAGTTCTATTCGACTACGCAAATATGCATTCGGGGCTTGTGCTGGGGACTGGCGACCTTTCGGAACTCGCTTTGGGCTGGTGCACTTACAATGGTGACCAGATGAGCAATTATTCTGTAAATTCTTCGATTCCTAAAACGCTTGTTCGCTATCTGGTAAATTTTTATGCTGAAGAATCTCAAGAAAAAAATAGGGTTTTGAGCAAAACTTTAAACGATATAATTTCCACACCTGTAAGCCCAGAGCTTTTGCCTCCAGATAAAGATGGAAACATTGCCCAAAAGACAGAAAACTCAATCGGTTCTTATCTTCTCCACGACTTTTTTATATATAACACTCTTCGAAACGGTTTTTCGCCAAAAAAGATTTTCTTTTTGGCAAAGGCTGCAATTTCTCAGGGCAGTTTAGAAAAATTCAGCGACGAGGCGATAATCAAAACGATGAAAACTTTTTACAATAGATTTTTTTCTCAGCAATTTAAAAGGTCTTGCATGAGCGACGGCGTAAAAGTTGGAAGCGTAAGCCTTTCTCCACGAGGCGACTGGAGAATGCCAAGCGATGCAAGTGCAAAACTGTGGCTGGATGCTGTGGAAGAATTGGAAAAAGAAATCTTAAAATCGTAG
- the ybaK gene encoding Cys-tRNA(Pro) deacylase produces MKKTNAMRILDKLKIKYEVLTYEDDGEHELERGAAQNIAQKLNIQIEKCFKTIVMKNESMQIFVFCQSAAQEINLKKARTLTNSKEIAPVKSDELLSLTGYIRGGCSPLGMKKNFQTFIDQSALSCDKLYISAGIRGEQIVISPQDLIKATSAQTADFTL; encoded by the coding sequence ATGAAAAAAACAAACGCAATGCGAATTTTAGACAAACTCAAAATAAAATATGAAGTTCTTACCTACGAAGATGACGGCGAACACGAACTAGAACGCGGAGCTGCACAAAACATCGCACAAAAATTGAACATTCAAATCGAAAAATGTTTTAAGACAATCGTAATGAAAAACGAATCCATGCAGATTTTTGTCTTTTGCCAAAGCGCAGCCCAAGAAATAAATTTAAAAAAAGCGCGCACACTAACAAATTCAAAAGAAATAGCACCTGTAAAAAGCGACGAACTCTTATCGCTCACAGGTTACATACGAGGCGGCTGCTCCCCACTCGGAATGAAAAAAAACTTTCAAACCTTCATCGACCAATCTGCTCTCTCCTGCGACAAACTCTACATAAGTGCAGGAATCCGCGGCGAGCAGATAGTCATATCACCACAAGACTTAATAAAGGCAACCTCCGCTCAAACAGCAGATTTTACGCTTTAA
- a CDS encoding DUF1858 domain-containing protein — protein MQQDLNAKTDDKKIKKDMLISTLVKEYPQLVEPLMMMGMHCVGCFASQLETLEEAAMGHGIDPEEVIEELNEFLHQEEVQNS, from the coding sequence ATGCAGCAGGATTTAAATGCCAAAACCGACGATAAAAAAATAAAAAAAGATATGTTGATTTCAACCCTTGTAAAAGAATATCCTCAACTTGTTGAGCCACTTATGATGATGGGAATGCACTGTGTTGGCTGTTTTGCTTCGCAACTTGAAACTTTAGAAGAAGCGGCAATGGGACACGGAATTGACCCGGAAGAAGTTATAGAAGAACTAAACGAATTTTTACACCAGGAAGAAGTTCAAAACTCATAA
- a CDS encoding DUF4340 domain-containing protein, whose translation MKSRKIFLLSAIAILAAIYAVQLVVSNRSPVKTYKLKEKIDCLQIKNQDGIIKLSLEGGLWYVGDEKQAADDKKVQELTQAISSIKTLGIISRSSATSELERYGFLDNTAMELTALKNGKTVRKVNIGKSGSAANTAYIQIDGSPETQLSTGNLRSIFSVKAEDLKMKVENNLQEKPQENPNEQMPVLKE comes from the coding sequence ATGAAATCGAGAAAAATATTTTTATTATCAGCGATTGCAATCCTTGCAGCGATATATGCGGTTCAACTTGTAGTTTCAAATCGCTCGCCTGTAAAAACATACAAGTTAAAAGAAAAAATAGACTGTCTCCAGATAAAAAATCAGGACGGGATTATAAAACTTTCTTTAGAGGGCGGACTTTGGTATGTTGGCGATGAAAAACAGGCGGCAGACGACAAAAAAGTCCAGGAATTGACACAGGCAATTTCTTCGATAAAAACATTGGGAATTATAAGCCGCTCTTCTGCAACGAGCGAATTGGAACGATACGGATTTTTAGACAACACTGCGATGGAATTGACGGCATTAAAAAATGGAAAAACCGTAAGAAAAGTGAATATCGGAAAATCTGGTTCTGCTGCAAACACAGCTTATATTCAAATTGACGGTTCACCAGAAACACAACTTTCAACAGGAAATCTACGCTCAATTTTTTCTGTAAAAGCAGAAGACTTAAAAATGAAAGTTGAAAACAATTTGCAAGAAAAACCACAAGAAAATCCAAACGAACAGATGCCTGTTCTAAAAGAATAG